One Nicotiana tomentosiformis chromosome 1, ASM39032v3, whole genome shotgun sequence genomic window, gtctcctcaacgatattagctcccatgatcgttgaatttccacgagacttcttctcggctgttttgttgtcttcctcaatcttgagaagaatcacaagatcttccaacttcatttctttgcgcttgtgcttaagatagttcttgaaatctctccacgaaggaggcaatttttcaatcattgcagccacttgaaatgcttcattcacgaccataccttcagcaataaggtcatgaaaaataaattgaaattcctgaacttgggttccaacagttttgttgtctatcattttatagtctagaaacttggcaaccacgaacttcttcaagcatgcatcttcagtcttgtacttcttctcaagtgcgtcccataattctttcgaagtattcatcgcactgtagacattgtacaagtcatcctctaaagcgcttaagatatcgcctttgcaaagaaaatctgcctgcttccacgcctcaacaatcatgaatttctcgttgtccaACATGTCCGCAgtaggcactggaggttcttcactagtgaatttctgcataccaagtgtggtaagccagaagaacaccctttgctgccattctttgaagttggctccggaaaatttccccgatttctctgccggtggaacagcagtccggcttgacgaggctatcgtcgttgccgcaacagtcgcggaagaattttcgttgtcaattgccatttctcactgtaaataacagaagagttcaattaatggcaaaactagaatagtaaacaatactgttattaataacaaacagtatgtataataaataaaaccgaagtttttatataccGTTTCAcaaaaaacgatgaagtttttatgttcttcaaatcgttttctgaatttcaatactctgatgaagtttttatatcttcaaatcagaatagtaaaattcaaaaggagtagaaaaccaccgATGTACTAATCTCCACAaataaaatacagaatataataaaataatttccttaagattgttataaatctggattgttgtaataaataattaaaccattaaactttctgaaatatataaacaaaacagaaagttagtaatacttgtttaacgaaataaattctggaaaaatagtataggaataaatcgagcccactgaatacataGTGTGTCCTTaaaaaaattattcccctcaagtacccgaggtgctggaatatatcctcccaggatagaacgatttaactcacttgaatgttggtaccaaaaacgctgatgaacagcgagccactcgaaggctgtaaaacacactggaatttttgtgcagaagaagaagaagatcagaaaatttcgtaaggaaagattctgggattcaaagtatatttatagagttgctggcattgtttctgaaaaggtttgcaaccttttagaaacaaccatggctgttggaacaggttgtttgaaatattgcgggaaaacaaatttaaaataatccgggaaagaaaacgggcctgaccggaccgggtcgcgggtcatgggttattccggattgaattttttgttaattatttaattaattaattaaataattgaaagaaattttgtccaaaaagattaatcaatcaatctttgaccaaagccGAAGCCGAGAGAGTGACGACGacaacggcgcgaggcttgccttcttcttaactctttaagagctagaagaagagcaattatatatatacccataaaaaatcttttcttcctccaatatgagaCAATGCCCCTTTGCCAATGAGGGAAAGTCAAATATTTCATTTcgctccatttctcattcaccctctttgagctacacaagcttaaaatctcaACAATTAATTCGTCATTATGTAACGgcgaaaagtgtcactttatggaacGACCGATTTGGTTTGGTCGCgtcattttcttatttttttcctctcatcttgcccttttttattatttaagaaaatcatattttatcatttaccctacctttttatatataatattattaCCTCTTACCTTatatcatattttatcatttatcctacctttttatatataataatattaccTCTTACCTTACTTTTTCTTcataatattacaagtttattcttcgtaacattatgaaacgatgaaaaataatacaatatatccaaatattgtataaatCAAGATGATACATTACAATACAATAATACTATGATAGATTATGAAAAGATTAGATTGTTTttgcgttttttttttttttttgcagtatTTTTCCTTATACATTTGACTTCAAAAGAATTGCCTATGTACGTTTTcttataaatttattatttttggaatTATAAAAAATTTATCCCTTCTAATACAAGCTCAATTGCCATTATCTGTTTTAAGTAGCGTTTCATGGAAAAAATTATCCACTCTGATATTTACATCCTAATATCCCACTTTATTGTGTTGAGATATTAATtggaaaaagaaacaaaaatgatAAATTTTGGGTTCCAATTGTTTTTACACGAATGAATGAAGATAAAACAGAGATTTACATGCCGGAGAAGTCACAACTCACACCTTCTTTTATCCTTTTCAATTGCAGAGCTGAGATGTCTTCAAATTGGGTAGCAGCTGAAGAAACTCGGTAAAGAGATATCTCTTTTGGATTTAATTCTTACCTATGTCTATTTAATTGCATTTTTGGGTGTTATTATAATTTTTTGAATTGCGTTTATCGAATCTGAAATGAAACTCAAATATTATATTGTTGTATCTGTTACGTTCTCCTTGTGAGTCCCATTTTATATCTGAGATTTATTTACACCTGAGACCAAGCTGAAATATATAGTAAAAAAGAATTGGGGTCCTTATGAATTTGGAATTAGGACTTGAAATCCCTAATTGCATGCTCGAAACAGCCTTCAATTTGCTCGCAACTGAGAAAGGACTTTCTCAGGTGTTTGATTTTCTGCATTCTCAAATTgctgattttgtttcattttcttttgagTATATGCTAGAACATTCATAATAGCTGAGCAAAGCTAGTTTTGGGATAGTGACGTTGTTGATTTAGTTGTCTTTTCACCGCATTTTAGCATTCTGTAATACGAGCACAAGCATCTGATTGATTGGAGGTTAGAACAGGCTAAAATTTTCCCGGAGTTAGCCACGATATCTCGGACCCTgtgtttctatttttcttttatacTTTGACAATGAATACTAATAACTGACAACAAATCTGCTCTTTTAGTTACTCAATCATGAAATGATTCGTGTGGCCATTGATTTCGAATCAACTTGAAATAAGAAGTTGTGAAGTTGAAAAAACTTGTTTGAGGAGTATTTCAAGTGAAACAATGGTTTCACCCACGATACTTCAACTCTTTTTTCTGAGTGAAATTCATGTCAGCCCTGTTTGGGACATCTTTTCTTCCACTTTCAGACTGATCTGAATTATAAGGACGAATACCTGCTAGCAAGCTCCTTTCGTCCCATAATTTCTAAGCAACTAATGATCCTCATAGTTATTACGCTTTTGCTTGCTGAGTGTTTTGTGGAAATTGTTAATGGTACTTGCAGGTTTTTTGGTACTAATATCTATGCTTTGGGTGTTTTGGGAATCTTTGGGGCAGGTTTAATTCTTATTCACAGTGACGCTTTGGCCCTTCTGTGATCTTGGGATGCTGGAAGATAAAGGTTGGGAAGATCCTCGTTCCGTTAATAGCCCTAGGAGGATCTTGAGTTTCTCCAAAAATAGGACGACCACTGTATTCTTTCCAGATTCAGATGACAGAGGTTCAGGATTTGGTGTTTCTGGAGATCAAGGACCCAAGACTTCTGAAGTTTATGGATTCGTTGGCTCCATTACTACTGTTGTTGCTACAGGTCTATTCTTCCTCCTTTTTAAGAAGCTTAGTTTGTTACGTGGAATATATCCATTTTTTTGAATATTTGCTTTTGCCTTTGATTTCATGGTCTGGCAGTACAGTTGAATCTTTAGTGGTGTAATGTTATGCATTCATCTCTCTTTCGAAATCTTCTTCATGCTATGAAAGTTACTTGTGAGCCTTCCCTTTTGGTTCCACTGCTTTGCCTTCGTGGCAACTGCTTGTGCAGCACCACCATTATCTTGATAAAGGGCCGAATATGCAAACTCATTTTTCTTGGGAATCTATATTACTTTCTATTGAACTTTCTGGATATATTACTCTTCAAACGCTGAAAACAGTTGATATTTCTACAATCTGTTGTCTGTCGTAAAGCATTGAGGTCTCGTCTTTTGTATGTATGTCTGCTTTGCTTTAACCTAATTTCACTTATATTCCAGTGGTTGCAACAATAATTTGATTTCACGCATAGGGAAGTCTGATCTGTCTCTATTATTTTTGTGGACAGTTCTTTTCCTGGTGTGGGCATATCTTCCAGAAAATTGGTTGCATTCTTTGGGTATTGTTTACTATCCGAGCAGGTAAACAAAATGTAGTTGCATTTAACTAGGTTGAGCTTAGCTTCTTTGGTCTGCTTGACTCCTGAGCCAGAAGCCGGGCTAGTTTTATTCCAATTAACTAGGTTGTGCTTAGCTTCATTAGAGAAAAGTTTCTCggtttttgcaaaaaaaaaagaaaagaaaaaacgcCTATAATCTTTAATGGCGTTCGGTTTAAAAAGAATCTGAAAAAAAAATTCACCTATTTTTTAAACAAATGCAAAAGAAATGCATGAAATTTTTGATATATAAACTCCTTACCTGCATGCATTTCAGATATTGAGATATACTGCTCCCACATTTTAGAAGTGTACAACTGCATGAAAGGGACATAAAGCATTTGCAGAGTGCTTGAGAGGAAAATAATTTGCTTGGTTAAGACTTAAGAGCTTAGCTGGTTACTTACTAATTGTCACAAGATATATGCGGCTTCCTGTTAAATTGATTTTCGTTTTTCAGGTACTGGGCATTAGCTGTGCCAGCTTATGCGATGATGACTATAGTACTAGCTGTAGGATTTTACATTGGTCTCAACTTCTTGTCTTCCCCTCCTCCAACTTCTTTCAGCATGATATATGGTAATTGCACCTGACTTTCTCGTTATGGCAGTGGAAAGGATCTTCTTTGAGTTTCTGTCTTGCACATGCTTTAATATAATTTTAGCATTGTCTGTTGAGGACATGTGATGTATAGTTGTTTTACGCAATGATGGGATCTAGCTATTAATGTTTGTATTTGGTCTATTCTACAGATGAATTCACGAGAGAACCATTGAGCAATGACCCTTCATTAGACGACCATGAGCAACCTATAGAGCCTATATCTGATATTCGGATTGATCAAATTAATAACCTCATGTTCAATCCAAAATGACAAAAGATTCTCCTGTGCTGTTATTTTCCTTGGGTAGATTATATTAGTTTCATTTCCGTCATGTATCTTTGAATCCACCCAATTCAGGTACTTAGATATTAAATGTAATTTggatgtggcatgtcactagcAGATATGAGTTTGATTCTGGTGAAGCTGTTACAGAATGCATCAACGACACCTCTTCAGTGACAACCTGCTCGTTCAGGGATTTTTTTCTTAGCTTCAGCCCATGGCATTGATACTCACAGGGTAGTAACTATGTGATTGTTTGGGTGAAAATTGGAGGTTTGAAGTTAAACATGGTTTCCTTGTTATGTAGGAAGTTGAAGAGGATACTCATAGTGGCTCCTGTCATGGCACTCTGATTGTAAGCCTTTCTGACATCCATGTATTGAGACTTAGAGGTACTCATTTGCTTTCCTCCAGATAATTCGTGAAAATAGATATTTAGATACTTCTTTCTCTCTTGATAAGGTGGACAGCAAGAGTAGATACTACTAATAGATCAATTGACTAGCCCCCTCCTAACCCCCTGCATCTTTTGGACAAAATGTGCTGCGAGTTAGTTTCATGTGCCTATTGTCATTAGCGGCATGAGTTCAGTCAAAAGATGGAAAATAGTCTTTAATTTGTATGCTGTTGCGTGTTCATTTTGATTCTTTTTTATGTTTGCTCATCTCATTTGTAAGTTCCTGGACACTTGACGGTTTAAGATCTCAAATTCCTGTGAGACTGGCACAGAGGTCAAATGACTTGAGTTCTCTTGCTCGAAGAATAGAATTCTTGTTCGGAGAATGATTTTTTGCTGATATTATTGCCCGTATCCGATACTGGGTCATTCATAGCATTTGTATAACTTCACTATCATTTGCGGATTGCTTTGCCGAAAGCCAAATTCTGAAACAGGACGCAGCCACGGCAATGCATGTTACATTAACTTTAAAGACGGATTGTTGTTAGCCAATGCTGACAAGCAGGAAGTATAAACACACTAAAAACATCCATTGTCAAAACCTTTTGGAATGTAATGTATTAGCACAAGCTTTTGCCGAGTTTCGTAAGAGTCCCTTATTATATAATGGAAGAGCTGAGGATCTTGCAACTTGAAGAAAACTAAATAAAGGATACTTGAATCTGAAAAAGAATGCTTCAAGTGATTGAGCCAACCAGTGACAGAAAAGCACCAGCTAAATTTTCGTTTTTCCCCCTCCTAAAGTGATCTCTCTCTACATATATCTTACAATTAGTACACACATCTGTTCTTCATTTTATCCCATTCTTATTGTCTCAGTATGTTAAACCGTGTAACTCTTTAAAGGGACCAAACTGTCAGTGGAGATCAATTCTCCTATGATTGTTTTATGCCTATGTTTCTTTTCTTGTTCGTTTTAGAAAGATGCTTTCAGTGTAAAAATCAAGTCTAGAGTCAGTTACTCTTACATCATTTAGGAAATAATTTTTAATCTGTTGAAATTCCCTGATAGTTATAACATTACTCAAAGCCCATATGTATAAATTCAAGTACAAAAATGAAGGAGCAGCTTGAGCAGAATGGCAAATGAATATGTCGTATTACAAATATATAGTAACAATAAAGCAACAATCCAAGCCAAATAATgtgaaaattctacaacaattAAAGAATTTTAGGCTGATCAAGCAGCAACATCGATTCACCCAAGTGGTGAATTTGTGGTATCATTAGAAGGTCTCGCACAATTATCTCATCGTACCCATGCTACAGAATCAATCTCATCTCTTGCTTTCTTGTACAGTTCGAGCCTCTTAGCACACTGCATTCTTCTCTCCATCAGTGCAGGGTCTTCATCTAGCAATTCTGCAAGTGCCTTGCCCTGAGATAAATTTTCGCAGAACTATCAGCACTTGTATGAGATACACTAATTCTATCTATTGCAGATGCTCATagaattttggttaaggaaaaTGTTCCTCCTATTATCAATTTGCTCACTTCTTAGTACACTAACAAGAAATGACAAGATTTCGATGATGCAATATTTCTTTGAAGAGTAACCAATATTTCCACAACTTAACCGATGTAAAGCTCAAACCCTTAGCAGAGACTTGCACTCTAAGCTATAATATTCAACAACTCCTTAAAACTCAGTCATATGTGGTAGATTATATGTCTAATCAAAATAACAGtagtttcattttttttttttttttttgtgtgtgggggggggggggggggggggagcttgAATCAGATTTATGAGTGCTTGATCTTGCAATGAACAAAAGATTGTCTTAAAATTAAATAAACATGAATACAAGAGGGACACTGAGCAAGTACCTCTTTCTTCCCAATCTGGGTGTAGAAGTAATTTAACAAAGATTGTTTGGCCTCCTTAACTTGACAATAAACAACTGCTTTGGGGATGGTGTTCCTCAATGTATCCGACACCATATTCACATAAGATGATACATTTGAACCTATCCGCCGAAAGTGATATTCTCCATATCGGTCTACGGCAGCAGTAGCTTCTGGCTTTCCTCCTTTCTGGTTTTCCATCTCCTGAGGTAGTTTTCTGAAGAAATCCACTGTCAAGTAAGATGATTCCATGTCCACTAATCTTACTACCGTCTTTCTACCTTCATCCCGAAATTTTTCTAAGGCTTCATTAGAAGCTGCAGCTATTGTAGATTGCAAACTGGGAAACCGCTTCAACTCCTGGCTCCAACAATACATTTAGAAATAATAGTTAAAGGAGAAGGGGTTGTGGGAGGGGAGGTAGGGAAGTAGAATTCAACCCAGCTGCCGCAGTCACCATTACCTGACATTCCCCAATAGATTTCCTCACTAGTTCCTTCAACACAAAGTGAACCTGATATATAGTTTCGAGGGTTAGTTGCATATAAACTTAGCGTCAATGAGAAGCACTAACTACTTGACCTTGATAAATTTTGAACAATTACTTACAGCATCAACAGAGGCTTCAGCTGGGCCTCTAAAATAATTTAAGGCCCCTTCAATTAGCCGTCTATAACCTTGCTCAGGTGCTATCAAGTGAGGCTGGTAACCATCTGCCTCTGAAACAACTTTCCTCACATTTTGCACAGAAAGATATCGGTCAAACGGGAGTTTTCTCAAAGCAGCAGGTAGTTGGTTGTCAAAAACTCCATAAATTCGATCACCACCAGGTCGACTGATTGACAAAAAGAGATTAATACATGTTATATATGTGAAAACCAAGCAATAAACTGGATGTTTATCTTGAATCAGTACAAGCAAGTTTATCCCTtacagaaaagatagacgagtGTGACGTGTCTACTGGGATGTGTTGCCAATTTATTTAAGTTCCTTGTGTTTTATGGGTACTATACTACAGATCATTTTGATTTTTCAAGTTCTGATGAGTGGAATTTATTTAAATTCCTTGTGTTTTATGGGTACTATACTATGTTCCTTTTGATTTTATTAAGTACTTATAATAATGAAAGTTAGATTACGTGTTACATTTGGTGGTCTCAGTTAACTCTTATCCAAAAGTCCTCTTTCCACTCTACCCATCCCCCACCCCTAAAAATTCAAAAACGTCTCGTCATAGATGACACGAATTAAGCTGAAAACAATATGGGACTAGCACAGTCTTGGGCCTAATTTCCGTAACATTTGAAAATTTAAGGAAAACAAAAATATAATCCACTTACCCTCCATCTAGATGCTCCTTAAATATCTTATCAAAGGCACGGCAAAGTTCCAAAATGGTATACAGTTGAGCCTGAAATAGACCAGTTCAGTTACTGAGATCAGCAAAATCTCTTAATCAACAGTAGCAACGAGAGATATAGAAGTCAGAGCTTACGCCAGAATCAACAGCAATAGGCCTTCCAAGGTGGTCCATTTCCGATTCAAGCTCATCTATGCTTTTATTGATAAGTGAGGTGATATTTGGTATTCTTGCCTTAATAAATTGTTCCAAGTGCTGAAATGGAAACAATCTGAATATGAACTCTGCTTAACTTATCTAGGAACTCCTCCTTACACGAAAATAACTAAATGTATACCTTTGACAGTAGTTTTGCTAGGTACTCTGAACCCATTTTACTAGCCAGATGCCCATAATCCGAACTGGTAGCAAAATATTCACGCTCCTTTCTTCTTGCATAGATCATGTCTACATTTTTGTTTATATCCGCTTGTGAACGATTCACAATACCAACCCAGGGATGTTGCAAACGATAAGCTCTTCCTTcaagaaccttaaattcgaggaaAAAGAATCAACTACTCGTAGTGCTACCAAATTATAATATATAAAGTGAAACAAAGACTCGGAGAGTGGGATTTGGATATACAAAGTGAAAGTAAGAAGTTCCCAGGTAATAtaatagataaataaataaaactcaCATCTAGAGCATTAGTGCCTTTGTCCATCAAATCTAACTTGGTCAACACTCCGAATGTCCTTTCACCTGCATGGGTTGCAATGTGAATCTTCCATAAATGATAATGACAAAGTCTAGCATTGCACATTTCCCCAAAATATGGGTACTCTTTGACAAGTACTCAAACTACTGGACTCAGAGTCCCCAAAATGTTAATATCAAAAGATTATACCTGTGGGGTCCACTTCTCTTGCAAGTTTTATTGCGTCGGAGGTGGCAATATCCTGATTGGCAGGAGAAACTGCTAGAATAATGCAGTTGGGCTACATAAGAGGAAAGAGTTAAGATGAAGAGACAGATACAAACCGAGCACATGTCAGCAGAATAAGAAAGTAAATTAGTTTCTCGGGTTACCTTCTCAACATACGTTCGAACCATGTTTTCAATGTCTTCAACTATAGTCTCAGACTGCCCGTCTGCAGTAATGAGTATTGTTGCATTGGAGACAGCTTTGATAGACTTAAAAAGAATGCAAATAACGAAAGTAAGTATGGAACATACCAATAGCCACTTTTGTTAAACCAGGTAAATCAATCAGAGTTAAGTTGACCACTGCCAAGACAAAACACATAATATGGAGTTAGCACGATAGAGAGAGAATTCTATGCTCTTTACAGCAG contains:
- the LOC104117429 gene encoding phosphatidylinositol N-acetylglucosaminyltransferase subunit P; amino-acid sequence: MLEDKGWEDPRSVNSPRRILSFSKNRTTTVFFPDSDDRGSGFGVSGDQGPKTSEVYGFVGSITTVVATVLFLVWAYLPENWLHSLGIVYYPSRYWALAVPAYAMMTIVLAVGFYIGLNFLSSPPPTSFSMIYDEFTREPLSNDPSLDDHEQPIEPISDIRIDQINNLMFNPK
- the LOC104117430 gene encoding phragmoplastin DRP1E-like; translation: MESLIGLVNRIQRACTALGDYGGGDNAFSSLWDALPSVAVVGGQSSGKSSVLESIVGRDFLPRGSGIVTRRPLVLQLHKTDDGQQEYAEFGHLPRRRFTDFAVVRKEISDETDRITGKTKQISPVPIHLSIYSPNVVNLTLIDLPGLTKVAIDGQSETIVEDIENMVRTYVEKPNCIILAVSPANQDIATSDAIKLAREVDPTGERTFGVLTKLDLMDKGTNALDVLEGRAYRLQHPWVGIVNRSQADINKNVDMIYARRKEREYFATSSDYGHLASKMGSEYLAKLLSKHLEQFIKARIPNITSLINKSIDELESEMDHLGRPIAVDSGAQLYTILELCRAFDKIFKEHLDGGRPGGDRIYGVFDNQLPAALRKLPFDRYLSVQNVRKVVSEADGYQPHLIAPEQGYRRLIEGALNYFRGPAEASVDAVHFVLKELVRKSIGECQELKRFPSLQSTIAAASNEALEKFRDEGRKTVVRLVDMESSYLTVDFFRKLPQEMENQKGGKPEATAAVDRYGEYHFRRIGSNVSSYVNMVSDTLRNTIPKAVVYCQVKEAKQSLLNYFYTQIGKKEGKALAELLDEDPALMERRMQCAKRLELYKKARDEIDSVAWVR